The window CCCtcctatttaaatattatatcaaaaaACCCTAATTTCATTTGctttaattacattttgatAACATACTCACTTTTACCATCACATGCTACTATTTTAACTTTTTCCACCTTGGCCAATTCTTGTACTTCTCGAAATTCAACATCATTCAACATAAAAGTCCATACATTATCACAAAACCTGCAATAATTAGTAAgagaatgaataaaataattaccacccaATTAAAATTGaacctcgttttttttttaaatctaataatgaCATCCAATACCAAATTGTACTCTTCATAAGATTAAGATCCATGTTAATGTGATATAAATTTGACATAAACTTGTTTCAtttggtttcttttttttaatgccataAATATTCTGATCATAAATGCAATCTTGCACTTATTTGGTTGCACAATCTAATATTAATCTAAATATTAAGGAATTTAACTGGTTATATTTAGATTAAATCTAACTACCCTATAACCGGTTGAATATTATGATCCAAATAACTAACAATTTGAGTTGTGACttttaaaactgtaaaatttatgaaaagaaGTCATCTATTGAAAAtgcttttaaatattaagataGTTAGGTacggtaaaaaaatttaaacttaccTGTATGTGTTCAGTTTTCCTGCTTTAAAGGTTAGCCTAGACTTTACTCTATTGGACAGAGCTTGATTTATAGATTTGTCGAATTGCAGCAAAACTTTTACTGCTAGTGCTGGTGTTATTTGTCCAtactgaaaattaaatataattatggaAACTCATTAGATCACAAACTTACAAGTGGTCACACAAATGATCTCACTTGGATCAGCTCGTCTAGGCTTTCTTGAAGTGTATTACCAATAGTGGTATTTCTGTATAATTGATATGACATCACTGTTTAAATTACACtgcagttaaataaaaaataaaagtatttcgtATGTTTTAATACACGAAAAAGTAACAAATTAAtggaattaataaataatcactGTTATCAATCAAAGaagccatagatttttttttgtacagtttttccttgttaggaaaggcaaggggatctaagcccatacagccttgtctgCTCTATATATTCTCTGAAATAAAGAagctatagatttttttttaagagattttatgacctgggcactaagacctttaagtcatgtct of the Bombyx mori chromosome 25, ASM3026992v2 genome contains:
- the LOC733002 gene encoding transcription initiation factor IIA gamma chain; translated protein: MSYQLYRNTTIGNTLQESLDELIQYGQITPALAVKVLLQFDKSINQALSNRVKSRLTFKAGKLNTYRFCDNVWTFMLNDVEFREVQELAKVEKVKIVACDGKNVDDRR